One Pochonia chlamydosporia 170 chromosome 5, whole genome shotgun sequence DNA segment encodes these proteins:
- a CDS encoding alkaline phosphatase (similar to Neurospora crassa OR74A XP_961190.2), whose translation MTVQTTTAKVTSVALRISALLFFRFFPAHFPSITFALFAIYIPAYFASYRAGPTVRVIDDEVDITITQATVTPETPLLSEGDQTQPDVVAEEVDVEETVILEEKDEKPWKVLLYGHPSVSQPRLSIITLLINIVLAALTADALFRARWYYPSEDLSFVRLGYVSPSEANFLIREPDQTKMPVTLQVRVKGLGTSFDSQIWAAAGVKQTSNETDFTQAVTVPLRHSEQRWYEWRTSNNQSGEFLAPPKPGSMPTVNDGKFTFLSTSCILPRFPYNPLDHALAIPGLRHLAKKLPDLGAQFMLFLGDFIYVDVPERFGKSTEEYRMQYRQVYASPDWAPVAQNLSWIHVLDDHEISNDWSSNTTGIYNAAVGPWHTYQANVNPPKAVQAGTRSTRRKDATWYEFVQGPASFFMLDTRSYRSSNNVPFEEEDKTMLGQDQLADFLAWLARPEPKGVKWKFVASSVPFTKNWPVNVKDTWGGFLVERRKILEAMWDVGARGTSVVILSGDRHEFAATKFPPPPESKWPESAAAYEFSTSPLNQFASPIPSYKQVDSEDVKLHYIPSGSSKFGSFTIENIDGHSTLQYTLYIDGKERWTTQLSEPTIEEAAKTSGSFWDRLKFV comes from the exons ATGACGGTCCAGACGACAACCGCCAAGGTGACCTCGGTCGCCTTGAGAATATCCGCCCTCTTATTCTTCAGATTC TTTCCC GCCCACTTTCCCTCCATCACTTTTGCGCTCTTCGCAATCTACATTCCTGCATATTTCGCCAGCTACAGGGCTGGGCCAACTGTTAGAGTAATCGACGATGAAGTCGACATTACCATTACACAGGCGACTGTTACACCCGAAACTCCGCTGCTCTCCGAAGGTgaccagacacaaccagACGTGGTCGCTGAAGAAGTCGATGTAGAAGAAACAGTCATTCTAGAGGAGAAAGATGAAAAACCTTGGAAAGTGCTACTCTATGGACATCCCAGTGTTTCTCAACCAAGGCTTTCCATTATTactctcctcatcaacattgtTCTGGCGGCATTGACTGCCGATGCACTGTTCCGGGCTCGTTGGTACTACCCATCGGAGGACCTTTCGTTCGTCCGCCTGGGATATGTCTCTCCTAGTGAAGCCAACTTCCTCATTCGCGAACCAGATCAAACCAAAATGCCCGTCACTTTGCAAGTCCGAGTCAAAGGATTGGGGACATCGTTTGATAGCCAGATCTGGGCTGCGGCCGGCGTCAAGCAGACAAGCAATGAAACCGACTTTACCCAAGCCGTTACAGTACCTTTGAGACACTCTGAGCAGCGGTGGTATGAATGGAGAacatccaacaaccaatcTGGCGAATTTCTGGCCCCTCCGAAACCTGGAAGCATGCCCActgtcaatgatggcaagTTTACTTTTCTCTCGACGTCATGCATTTTGCCACGTTTCCCATACAACCCACTAGACCACGCTTTGGCCATTCCTGGGCTCCGACATCTCGCCAAGAAGCTTCCTGATTTGGGCGCGCAGTTTATGCTCTTTTTGGGCGACTTCATCTATGTGGATGTCCCAGAGCGTTTCGGCAAGTCCACCGAAGAATATCGCATGCAATACCGACAGGTCTACGCATCTCCAGACTGGGCACCCGTTGCACAAAATTTAAGCTGGATTCATGTACTAGACGATCACGAAATCTCCAACGACTGGTCCTCCAATACTACCGGCATCTATAACGCCGCTGTTGGCCCATGGCACACATACCAGGCAAATGTCAACCCGCCCAAGGCTGTGCAGGCTGGCACGAGAAGCACTCGCCGCAAGGATGCAACTTGGTACGAATTTGTCCAGGGACCTGCCAGTTTTTTCATGCTCGATACTAGGAGCTATCGTTCTAGCAACAATGTCCCGtttgaagaggaggacaagacgATGCTGGGGCAGGATCAATTGGCCGACTTCTTGGCGTGGTTGGCTCGCCCGGAACCCAAGGGTGTCAAGTGGAAGTTTGTAGCCTCTTCTGTCCCGTTCACCAAAAATTGGCCTGTAAATGTCAAGGATACATGGGGTGGTTTCCTGGTTGAGCGACGCAAGATTCTTGAAGCCATGTGGGACGTTGGTGCTCGAGGCACCAGTGTCGTGATTCTATCCGGCGACCGTCATGAGTTTGCGGCAACCAAATTTCCACCACCTCCCGAGTCCAAGTGGCCCGAATCTGCCGCTGCGTACGAATTCTCAACTAGTCCTCTCAACCAGTTTGCCTCACCAATTCCAAGTTATAAGCAAGTTGATAGCGAGgatgtcaagttgca TTACATCCCTTCGGGAAGTTCCAAATTTGGCTCTTTCACCATTGAAAATATCGACGGACACAGCACGTTGCAATACACTTTGTACATTGACGGAAAAGAGCGATGGACCACGCAACTCTCTGAGCCCACGATTGAGGAGGCTGCAAAGACAAGCGGTTCGTTCTGGGACAGGCTCAAGTTTGTGTAA
- a CDS encoding emp24/gp25L/p24 family protein (similar to Metarhizium robertsii ARSEF 23 XP_007824597.1) encodes MRLSTIAAGVIACLATDVAATALTYKLDANEKACFYTETKKDNEKIAFYFAVQSGGSFDVDYLVEGPNAKVILKGEKERQGDFVFTAQHAGEYSFCFDNEMSTFAEKYVDFEIAVENETRTAQLPSKQGTSPEQTSVLEDSIFKISSQLSTISRNQKYFRTRENRNFSTVNSTEKRIVNFSMIQIGLIICMGALQVFIVRFFFQGARKGYV; translated from the exons ATGAGATTATCAACGATAGCGGCTGGCGTCATTGCCTGCCTGGCCACCgatgttgctgccacagCCCTGACATACAAACTCGACGCCAACGAGAAAGCGTGTTTCTACACAGAGACCAAGAAGGATAACGAGAAGATTGCATTCTACTTTGCT GTCCAATCTGGTGGTTCATTTGATGTCGACTACCTTGTTGAAGGCCCCAATGCAAAGGTGATTCTCAAGGGCGAAAAGGAGCGCCAGGGCGACTTCGTTTTCACTGCCCAGCACGCTGGTGAATACTCCTTCTGCTTCGACAACGAGATGAGCACCTTTGCCGAGAAATACGTCGACTTCGAGATTGCG GTCGAAAATGAGACGCGAACTGCTCAATTGCCCTCCAAGCAGGGCACGTCACCCGAACAGACATCTGTCCTCGAAGactccatcttcaagatTTCGAGCCAGCTTTCCACAATTTCACGAAACCAAAAGTACTTCCGAACGCGTGAGAACCGCAATTTCTCGACTGTCAACAGCACGGAGAAGCGCATCGTCAACTTTAGCATGATTCAAATCGGCCTGATTATCTGCATGGGTGCTTTACAGGTGTTTATTGTCCGgttcttcttccaaggcGCGCGCAAGGGCTACGTTTAA
- a CDS encoding arylsulfatase (similar to Aspergillus terreus NIH2624 XP_001211159.1), whose translation MTSQKRPNFLVIVADDLGFSDIGCFGGEINTPNLDKLAKNGLRFTDFHAAAACSPSRAMIMTGTDHHIAGLGNLIEWTNISGQNDPTGKMSTNVQRGMPGYEGYLNERVVAFPELLRDAGYLTLLSGKWHLGLTPERGPKARGFERSFAHLPACSNHYGYEPQMEKGEGLPTFLTMSTIALHSEDGEYTKLPEGWYSSDGYGDKMLQYLTDRKEKGDERPFFGYLPFTAPHWPLQAPQEYIRKYKGVYDDGPDALRLERLQRLKDLGMVPQDVEPHPVVADEVKEWADLTEEEKRNSCRAMEVFAAMVECIDVNVGKVVDYLEQTGELDNTFVCFMSDNGAEGAAYEAYPMVQGAMMQHLKQYYNNSLDNLGNGDSFIWYGPRWAQASTAPSRLYKAYTTEGGVRVPFLMKPPSTFFDSRISRNSITHQFSTVMDLAPTILEMAGVSHPAPTYNGREVVSMRGKSMVPYLTQGHDRIHEEDFIQGWETCGRAAVRKGDWKIVFIPKPKGTEKWQLYNLARDPGEVHDLADDEPERLKALIKLWDQYVLETGVIPLSPDLGKWMAAMEEQMPENAWIEYEYWKEGAREDPKRFTKDIPRFERRVVAI comes from the coding sequence ATGACATCCCAGAAGAGACCCAACTTCCTAGTCATCGTAGCCGACGACCTAGGTTTCTCAGATATAGGCTGTTTTGGTGGCGAAATCAACACGCCTAATCTCGATAAATTGGCCAAAAATGGCCTTCGGTTCACAGACTTTCACGCCGCGGCAGCTTGCTCTCCCTCGCGAGCAATGATCATGACTGGCACAGACCATCATATCGCTGGCTTGGGCAACTTGATCGAATGGACAAACATATCTGGGCAAAATGATCCAACGGGTAAAATGTCTACGAATGTGCAGAGGGGCATGCCTGGCTACGAAGGATATCTGAATGAGCGGGTGGTTGCGTTTCCCGAGCTTCTGCGTGACGCTGGGTACCTCACGTTGCTCTCTGGAAAATGGCACTTGGGCCTGACGCCGGAGAGAGGCCCAAAGGCTAGGGGATTTGAGCGCAGCTTTGCTCATTTACCAGCTTGCAGTAACCACTATGGCTATGAGCCTCAGATGGAAAAGGGTGAGGGGCTGCCAACATTTCTTACCATGAGCACCATCGCTCTACACAGCGAGGATGGTGAATATACGAAATTGCCTGAAGGGTGGTACTCTTCAGATGGATATGGCGACAAGATGTTGCAGTATCTCACTGATCGGAAAGAGAAGGGAGATGAGCGTCCGTTTTTCGGATATTTGCCGTTCACGGCACCTCATTGGCCATTACAAGCGCCGCAGGAATATATTCGCAAATACAAGGGTGTTTACGACGACGGTCCGGATGCTTTGAGGTTGGAAAGGCTTCAACGACTAAAGGATCTGGGCATGGTCCCGCAAGATGTTGAGCCTCATCCCGTGGTGGCAGACGAGGTGAAGGAGTGGGCGGATCTcactgaggaagaaaagagaaactcGTGCCGCGCAATGGAGGTCTTTGCCGCCATGGTGGAATGCATCGACGTCAATGTCGGCAAAGTAGTCGACTACCTTGAGCAGACGGGCGAACTCGACAACACCTTCGTCTGCTTCATGTCGGATAATGGGGCGGAAGGTGCCGCGTACGAAGCATACCCCATGGTACAAGGCGCCATGATGCAACATCTCAAGCAGTACTACAACAATAGTCTCGATAATCTGGGTAACGGTGACTCCTTCATCTGGTACGGCCCGCGATGGGCACAAGCATCCACTGCTCCCAGCAGATTGTACAAGGCCTACACCACAGAGGGCGGCGTCCGCGTACCGTTCCTGATGAAACCGCCGTCGACATTTTTCGATTCACGCATATCGAGGAACAGCATCACGCACCAATTCTCAACGGTGATGGACCTCGCGCCGACTATTCTGGAAATGGCTGGCGTTTCTCACCCTGCGCCCACATACAACGGTCGCGAAGTTGTCAGCATGCGAGGCAAATCAATGGTTCCTTATCTCACACAAGGACATGATCGTATCCATGAAGAAGATTTTATCCAGGGGTGGGAGACGTGTGGGCGTGCCGCTGTTCGCAAGGGAGACTGGAAGATTGTGTTTATTCCCAAACCAAAAGGAACGGAGAAGTGGCAACTGTATAATTTGGCTAGAGATCCAGGAGAGGTACACGACCTGGCGGATGATGAACCAGAGAGGCTCAAGGCTTTGATTAAGCTTTGGGACCAGTATGTGTTGGAGACGGGTGTGATTCCGTTGAGTCCTGATTTGGGGAAGTGGATGGCTGCGATGGAGGAGCAGATGCCGGAGAATGCGTGGATTGAGTATGAGTATTGGAAGGAGGGCGCGAGGGAGGATCCAAAGCGGTTTACGAAGGATATTCCTAGGTTTGAGAGGAGGGTTGTTGCAATTTAA
- a CDS encoding rta1 domain-containing protein (similar to Colletotrichum gloeosporioides Nara gc5 XP_007285141.1) → MNAEEFRQNVEDGQTPITSHDDVLRIAFIYSYDPFNKDGVFDDVEKLHKRGWSFGHGDMKFNRTLDVFYLAQIAAAIWRYSDQADGEFPQPDDFDAFYAQQHELLNQDAWRQYYSPDFIAQPTSARFYRLPNLQDLPDSSGELGKPRKKGVGHFTKLPRWAYNVTRTHWRQPTLSVTTISKIALSTLQQTILQLQKDCSTTQFQIQPYSKTQACFWLKYMDMDSSLDPVPMHVQKWNINAPYDFGVNVALGLYDMWAWEAHYSPELWASMSSANEPLLLEPDLDGTGKSEVSGCGWPESAGVVAEAWRSGWEPEVGSEEEIAFLAAVALKEAEGLVDMSSNLDYAVRSHMLLGVMRAAFVADRDDQVENLKKSMVQAGRLDDDTTAEQWIRQALIVMEPYARKLHGLWPDAEDDRTRLFRNILEENGQLFARWQFSPRLKEFAFKLKPRQIT, encoded by the exons ATGAATGCTGAAGAATTTCGCCAAAATGTTGAAGATGGGCAGACTCCAATCACCTCCCATGATGACGTCTTGCGAATTGCATTCATCTACTCATACGATCCCTTCAACAAAGATGGAGTATtcgatgatgttgagaaacTACATAAACGCGGATGGTcatttggccatggagacATGAAGTTCAATCG CACCCTCGACGTCTTTTACCTAGCCCAAATAGCAGCTGCCATCTGGCGCTACTCCGACCAAGCCGACGGCGAATTTCCGCAACCAGACGATTTCGACGCATTCTACGCCCAGCAACACGAGTTACTCAACCAGGACGCATGGAGACAATACTACTCGCCGGACTTCATTGCCCAGCCAACATCCGCTCGTTTCTATCGCCTCCCCAACTTGCAGGACTTGCCAGACTCAAGTGGTGAGCTCGGAAAACCACGAAAAAAAGGAGTCGGCCACTTCACCAAACTCCCCCGTTGGGCATACAACGTCACAAGGACGCACTGGAGACAGCCAACCTTATCCGTCACAACCATCAGCAAGATAGCCTTGTCCACCCTCCAGCAGACAATTTTACAGCTGCAAAAGGATTGCTCAACAACGCAATTTCAAATTCAACCCTACTCCAAGACTCAAGCATGTTTCTGGCTCAAATACATGGATATGGATTCTTCCCTGGACCCAGTTCCCATGCATGTGCAGAAATGGAACATTAACGCACCCTACGACTTTGGCGTGAATGTTGCCTTGGGACTGTACGACATGTGGGCATGGGAAGCGCACTACTCGCCAGAGCTATGGGCCTCCATGTCATCCGCAAATGAGCCGCTGCTTCTCGAACCGGACTTGGATGGCACGGGCAAGAGCGAGGTTTCCGGGTGTGGATGGCCCGAAAGTGCTGGGGTAGTGGCAGAAGCATGGCGGAGTGGATGGGAGCCAGAGGTCGGGAGTGAAGAAGAGAttgccttcttggctgctgtgGCCTTGAAAGAGGCGGAGGGCCTTGTCGATATGAGCAGCAACCTAGACTACGCAGTACGATCGCACATGCTGTTGGGGGTGATGCGTGCTGCGTTTGTGGCTGATAGGGATGACCAAGTCGAGAATCTGAAGAAGTCGATGGTACAGGCGGGCAGGCTTGATGATGATACCACGGCCGAGCAGTGGATCCGACAAGCTCTGATAGTCATGGAGCCATATGCACGCAAGCTACATGGACTATGGCCAGATGCTGAAGACGATCGGACTAGACTGTTCCGGAATATCTTGGAGGAAAATGGACAGCTTTTTGCAAGATGGCAGTTTTCACCCCGGCTCAAAGAGTTCGCTTTTAAGCTAAAGCCAAGGCAAATAACATGA
- a CDS encoding pre-mRNA-processing protein 45 (similar to Coccidioides immitis RS XP_001242612.1) has protein sequence MASIAASLQASLPQPKYTGEDEEAPSRTQQRGPRIVGAGQIDETQIVLKRSGPPPYGQRSGWRPRSQEDFGDGGAFPEIPVAQYPLDMGKKGASTSNALAVQVDSAGKVQYDAIARQGHSQGRIIHTSFKDLIPLRQRADAGEIDLARPDKDAVAASTEKTKNALAALVSGAVAAQRPKNVNVGNRNDPTFVRYTPASQMGDNGQKQDRIMKIVERQRDPMEPPKFKHKKIPRGPPSPPPPVMHSPPRKLIAEDQEMWKIPPPVSNWKNPKGFTVPLDKRLAADGRGLQDVTINDKHAQFAEAVKMAERHAREEVQQRALMQQRLAEKEKAQKDENLRALAQKAREERAGAGGGRRRSPDSRDSRSRSRSYSGSDSASDSEDSDIRERENARRERRKEEERKLRQNRMGAERRVQVMAREQNRDISEKIALGLAKPTQSKETMYDSRLFNQSSGFDSGFNEDNHYDKPLFAAQDAISSIYRPRANMEDDDPEAGDKEMAKIQKTSRFGEALGKGTFKGAADVEAREGPVQFEKEVADPFNVDKFLSEVDQNSSSKRGYGLQDEERQSKRPRVVDDEED, from the exons ATGGCGTCGATCGCTGCGTCGCTACAAGCGTCGCTTCCACAACCGAAATACACgggagaggatgaggaagcaCCTTCCAGAACACAACAACGGGGACCGCGTATCGTGGGCGCTGGCCAGATTGACGAGACACAGATCGTCTTGAAGCGATCCGGCCCTCCGCCGTATGGACAAAGATCAGGATGGCGTCCACGATCTCAAGAAGACTTTGGCGATGGCGGTGCTTTTCCTGAGATTCCAGTAGCACAATATCCGTTGGATATGGGGAAGAAGGGTGCTTCAACCAGCAACGCGCTGGCCGTCCAAGTTGATTCGGCGGGCAAGGTTCAATACGATGCGATTGCGCGGCAAGGACACAGCCAGGGTCGAATCATACATACATCATTTAAGGATCTCATTCCGTTAAGACAGCGCGCTGATGCTGGCGAGATTGATTTGGCCCGACCTGACAAGGACGCTGTTGCAGCTTCGACCgagaagaccaagaacgCGCTGGCAGCTCTGGTTAGCGGTGCGGTCGCGGCGCAGAGGCCCAAGAacgtcaatgttggaaaCCGAAATGACCCGACTTTCGTACGGTATACGCCCGCCAGTCAGATGGGCGACAACGGGCAGAAGCAGGATCGAATAATGAAGATTGTCGAGCGGCAACGAGACCCAATGGAACCGCCCAAATTCAAACATAAAAAGATCCCGCGAGGGCCACcatcgccgcctccgccggTCATGCACTCACCACCTCGGAAGCTCATAGCCGAGGATCAAGAAATGTGGAAGATTCCTCCGCCGGTCTCAAACTGGAAGAACCCTAAAGGATTTACGGTGCCTCTGGACAAGCGCCTGGCGGCGGATGGTCGTGGCTTGCAAGACGTTACTATCAATGATAAGCATGCTCAATTTGCCGAGGCTGTAAAGATGGCTGAGAGACATGCCCGAGAAGAGGTCCAGCAGCGAGCATTGATGCAGCAGAGATTAGcggaaaaggaaaaggcacAAAAGGACGAGAATCTGCGAGCACTGGCTCAAAAGGCTCGGGAGGAACGTGCGGGCGCTGGGGGCGGTCGCCGACGGTCACCCGACTCAAGAGACTCGAGGTCACGATCGAGAAGCTACAGTGGATCTGATTCAGCATCTGACAGCGAAGATTCCGATATCAGGGAGCGTGAGAATGCTCGACGAGAGAGACgcaaggaagaggaaaggaaGCTTCGACAGAATCGCATGGGTGCAGAACGTCGTGTTCAAGTGATGGCGAGGGAACAAAACCGAGATATTTCAGAAAAGATTGCCCTTGGGTTAGCCAAGCCCACACAGTCCAAGGAGACAATGTACGATTCACGGCTATTTAACCAGTCCAGCGGTTTCGATAGCGGATTCAACGAGGACAATCACTATGACAAACCGCTGTTTGCAGCTCAAGACGCCATCAGCAGCATTTACCGACCGCGAGCGAATATGGAGGACGACGACCCTGAGGCGGGCGACAAGGAGATGGCCAAGATTCAAAAGACTAGTCGGTTTGGAGAAGCACTGGGCAAGGGAACTTTCAAGGGAGCGGCAGACGTAGAG GCCCGCGAAGGACCAGTGCAATTCGAGAAGGAGGTGGCCGATCCGTTCAACGTGGACAAGTTCTTGTCCGAGGTTGACCAgaattcgtcgtcaaagaGAGGATATGGGCTGCAGGACGAGGAGCGACAATCAAAACGGCCGAGGGTGgtggacgatgaggaggattGA
- a CDS encoding nitrate assimilation regulatory protein nirA (similar to Metarhizium acridum CQMa 102 XP_007809579.1), with product MGETSKRTERRLLPVPASMLKAAEDSQDGSEEQSPPSGSRKHVTKSACLACQKRKTKCSGERPTCAKCASRGDSCQYTTELLDETRGQALKRKHDELQALHSAYKDIYDSLQASSHEDAEAVLKRIRTGVDAQTMLNQIKDGDIATRSSMDDANPVTALSCFQQLRSWKFCPPGLGEKRLLGDLDESTILTLPPRPLDAYKSQAHEDKWTQIGWTKAHIHHLMDAVFTWDYLPFSLFCHDLFIRDFYENSNRFCSSALVCAVLALASRVVNEEKDDLKILPSGWVGSKAFFGKAKDALQTASSRNIADIQAIGIISLYHLRCGEEVEALEHAEMFVSRMDELRKHRELRRKSDEKYTRVRDVTYCGAVSLYRMLLLTTGKLFNMQSPTPQGNSPVAETLYSATETGDEKTGQKLAFAAGLGNKLLLSGLQLISTRVFELTELVYYFVLSAQFNTKGASSEAKAFYRNCLDWYEDFFNYAENDCGRTPFLLFAHIYYHFCLLCAFRPLVGVYTEEDGIQPHRICKEAAQSVLALVQSYDDLFSLRRVSGLMPYFVCASGLFGMTMETDGMSMNPVHLRLKHHPPGNRAADRSRPSDINLDNLSATSSYITMSATDHARQLLTRMSLAHPVAQMARNEL from the exons ATGGGAGAGACGAGTAAACGTACAGAGCGACGACTCCTGCCTGTGCCGGCATCCATGCTTAAGGCGGCGGAGGATAGTCAAGATGGCTCCGAAGAGCAGTCGCCCCCATCAGGCTCACGGAAACATGTCACTAAATCAGCATGTTTAGCTTGCCAAAAACGAAAAACAAAG TGTAGCGGAGAGCGCCCAACTTGCGCCAAGTGCGCCTCCCGAGGCGATAGTTGTCAGTATACCACAGAGCTGTTAGACGAGACGCGTGGCCAAGCCCTCAAGAGGAAACATGATGAGTTGCAGGCGTTGCATTCCGCCTACAAGGACATTTATGATTCACTGCAAGCCTCGTCACATGAAGACGCCGAGGCAGTTCTCAAGAGAATTCGGACCGGTGTAGACGCCCAAACCATGCTCAACCAGATAAAGGACGGCGATATTGCGACGCGGTCTTCTATGGATGATGCTAACCCTGTGACGGCTTTATCTTGTTTCCAGCAGCTGCGCTCGTGGAAGTTTTGTCCCCCTGGCTTGGGCGAAAAAAGACTTCTAGGTGATTTGGATGAGTCCACAATCCTAACTCTTCCTCCGCGACCGCTTGACGCCTACAAGTCTCAAGCCCACGAGGATAAATGGACGCAAATCGGGTGGACCAAAGCCCACATACATCACCTAATGGACGCTGTATTTACTTGGGACTATCTGCCGTTTAGCCTGTTCTGCCATGATCTTTTCATACGAGACTTCTACGAGAACTCAAATCGGTTCTGCTCATCGGCATTAGTATGCGCTGTACTCGCTCTCGCATCCCGGGTAGTTAACGAAGAAAAGGACGACCTCAAGATTCTTCCCTCTGGATGGGTTGGAAGTAAAGCATTCTTTGGAAAAGCCAAAGATGCCTTGCAGACGGCTTCATCTAGGAATATTGCAGACATACAGGCAATCGGAATCATCTCGCTCTACCATCTTCGTTgtggagaggaggttgaggcgCTGGAGCACGCCGAGATGTTTGTTAGCAGGATGGACGAGCTTCGCAAGCACAGGGAGCTAAGGCGCAAGTCGGACGAGAAATACACCCGAGTACGGGACGTTACTTACTGCGGTGCCGTGTCGTTATATCG GATGCTGCTTCTGACAACTGGTAAACTTTTTAATATGCAATCTCCTACGCCACAGGGAAATTCACCTGTCGCAGAAACGCTATATTCTGCGACGGAAACCGGCGATGAAAAGACTGGCCAGAAATTAG CTTTCGCCGCGGGTTTAGGGAATAAGTTGCTGCTCTCTGGGCTTCAGCTTATTTCCACACGTGTTTTCGAGCTAACAGAATTGGTCTACTACTTCGTTTTGTCGGCACAGTTCAACACCAAAGGTGCGTCCAGCGAGGCGAAGGCATTCTACCGGAACTGCCTCGACTGGTATGAGGATTTCTTCAACTATGCCGAAAACGACTGCGGTAGAACCCCGTTCCTTCTCTTTGCTCA CATATACTATCACTTCTGCCTCTTATGCGCGTTTAGACCACTGGTCGGCGTTTATACCGAGGAAGACGGCATCCAACCACATCGGATATGCAAGGAGGCGGCGCAATCCGTTTTGGCACTGGTTCAATCCTACGACGACCTCTTTTCCCTAAGGCGCGTGTCTGGCCTTATGCCCTACTTCGTTTGCGCCTCCGGCCTCTTCGGCATGACAATGGAAACGGATGGCATGAGCATGAACCCGGTGCATTTGCGTCTGAAACATCATCCTCCAGGGAATAGAGCAGCAGATAGGTCGCGACCGTCCGATATAAACCTTGACAATCTCTCCGCGACCTCGTCGTACATCACCATGTCGGCGACAGATCATGCGCGCCAGCTGCTGACGAGGATGTCGTTGGCGCATCCGGTGGCTCAAATGGCCAGAAATGAGCTTTGA
- a CDS encoding 2Fe-2S iron-sulfur cluster binding domain-containing protein (similar to Metarhizium acridum CQMa 102 XP_007815286.1): MPATACRRAQQSRAIQVAAFTARLSTQSRNAPRATSFSVRSQRAFSTTTPTRHGHIDPPKPGEELYVTFVEKDGQEHKFAVSEGDNLLDIAQANDLEMEGACGGSCACSTCHVIVTDEGFYDKMPEPEDDENDMLDLAFGLTETSRLGCQVKMTKELDGLVVKLPSMTRNLQASDFQ; this comes from the exons ATGCCTGCCACGGCTTGTCGACGAGCGCAACAAAGCCGCGCGATTCAAGTGGCAGCATTCACAGCAAGGCTTTCTACGCAGAGCCGGAATGCTCCGCGAGCAACTTCTTTCTCGGTGCGCTCGCAGCGAGCATTCTCTACCACCACACCAACCCGCCATGGACATATCGACCCTCCGAAGCCTGGTGAAGA GCTCTACGTCACCTTTGTCGAGAAAGACGGCCAGGAACACAAATTCGCCGTATCCGAGGGCGATAATTTACTAGATATCGCTCAAGCAAACGACCTTGAGATGGAGGGTGCATGCGGTGGCTCATGCGCTTGTTCGACATGccatgtcattgtcaccGATGAGGGTTTCTATGACAAGATGCCTGAACCAGAGGACGATGAGAACGATATGCTGGATCTGGCATTCGGCCTTACTGAGACGAGCCGACTGGGCTGCCAAGTCAAGATGACAAAGGAACTGGACGGATTAGTAGTTAAGCTGCCTTCGATGACGAGGAATCTGCAGGCTAGCGATTTTCAATGA